Proteins encoded within one genomic window of Canis lupus familiaris isolate Mischka breed German Shepherd chromosome 12, alternate assembly UU_Cfam_GSD_1.0, whole genome shotgun sequence:
- the BAG6 gene encoding large proline-rich protein BAG6 isoform X5 — protein MEPTDSTSTTSSMEEPDSLEVLVKTLDSQTRTFIVGAQMNVKEFKEHIAASVSIPSEKQRLIYQGRVLQDDKKLQEYNVGGKVIHLVERAPPQTPLPSGASSGIGSASATHGGGPPPGTRGPGASVHDRNANSYVMVGTFNLPSDGSAVDVHINMEQAPIQSEPRVRLVMAQHMIRDIQTLLSRMECRGGPQAQHSQPPPQTPAVASEPVALSSQTSEAVESEVPPREPMEAEEVEERASAQSPELTPSGPAPVGPAPAPETNAPNHPSPAEYVEVLQELQRLESRLQPFLQRYYEVLGTAATTDYNNNQEGREEDQRLINLVGESLRLLGNTFVALSDLRCNLACAPPRHLHVVRPMSHYTTPMVLQQAAIPIQINVGTTVTMTGNGTRPPPTANAEAAPPGPGQASSLAPTSTTVESSTEGAPPPGPAPPPTTSHPRVIRISHQSVEPVVMMHMNIQDSGTQPGGVPSAPTGPLGPPGHGQTLGSTLIQLPSLPPEFMHAVAHQITHQAMVAAVASAAAGQQVPGFPTAPTRVVIARPTPPQARPSHPGGPPVSGTLGSGLGTNASLAQMVSGLVGQLLMQPVLVAQGTPGMAPPPAPATASASAGTTNTATTAGPAPGGPAQPPPPQPSAADLQFSQLLGNLLGPAGPGAGGPGMASPTITVAMPGVPAFLQGMTDFLQAAQTAPPPPPPPPPPPPAPEQQTVPPPGSPSGGTGSPGGLGLESLSPEFFTSVVQGVLNSLLGSLGARAGSSESIAAFIQRLSGSSNIFEPGADGALGFFGALLSLLCQNFSMVDVVMLLHGHFQPLQRLQPQLRSFFHQHYLGGQEPTPGNIRTATHTLITGLEEYVRESFSLVQVQPGVDIIRTNLEFLQEQFNSIAAHVLHCTDSGFGARLLELCNQGLFECLALNLHCLGGQQMELAAVINGRIRRMSRGVNPSLVSWLTTMMGLRLQVVLEHMPVGPDAILRYVRRVGDPPQPLPEEPMEVQGSERTSPEPQRENASPAPGTTAEEAMSRGPPPAPEGGGGGSREEQDGAAAETEPWAAAVPPEWVPIIQQDIQSQRKVKPQPPLSDAYLSGMPAKRRKTMQGEGPQLLLSEAVSRAAKAAGARPLTSPESLSRDLEAPEVQESYRQQLRADIQKRLQEDPNYSPQRFPNAHRAFTDDP, from the exons ATGTTGGGGGAAAGGTTATTCACCTGGTGGAACGGGCTCCTCCTCAGACTCCGCTCCCTTCTGGGGCATCTTCTGGGATAGGATCTGCCTCAGCCACCCATGGTGGAGGACCCCCGCCTGGTACTCGGGGGCCTGGGGCCTCTGTTCATGACCGGAATGCCAACAGCTATGTCATGGTTGGAACCTTTAACCTTCCT AGTGACGGCTCTGCTGTGGATGTTCACATCAACATGGAACAGGCCCCGATTCAG AGTGAGCCCCGAGTACGGCTGGTGATGGCTCAACACATGATCAGGGATATACAAACCTTACTATCCCGGATGGAG TGTCGAGGGGGACCCCAAGCACAGCATAGTCAGCCGCCCCCCCAGACACCAGCTGTGGCCTCGGAGCCGGTAGCCTTGAGCTCTCAAACATCAGAAGCAGTTGAGAGTGAAGTGCCTCCTCGGGAGCCTATGGAGGCAGAAGAAGTGGAGGAGCGTGCCTCAGCCCAGAGCCCGGAACTCACCCCTTCTGGCCCAGCCCCAGTGggcccagcacctgccccagAGACAAATGCACCCAA TCATCCTTCCCCTGCGGAGTATGTCGAAGTGCTTCAGGAGCTACAGCGGCTtgagagccgccttcagcccttcTTGCAGCGCTACTACGAGGTTCTGGGTACTGCTGCCACCACGGACTACAACAATAAC CAGGAGGGCCGAGAAGAGGACCAGCGCTTGATCAACTTAGTGGGGGAGAGCCTGCGGCTGCTGGGTAACACTTTCGTGGCGCTGTCTGACCTGCGCTGCAATCTGGCCTGTGCGCCCCCACGACACCTGCATGTGGTCCGGCCCATGTCTCACTACACTACCCCCATGGTGCTTCAGCAAGCAGCCATTCCCATCCAG ATCAATGTGGGAACCACTGTGACCATGACGGGGAATGGGACTCGGCCCCCCCCAACTGCCAATGCGGAGGCAGCTCCCCCTGGTCCTGGGCAGGCCTCGTCCCTGGCTCCCACTTCTACCACTGTCGAGTCTTCAACCGAGGGGGCTCCCCCGCCAGGGCCAGCTCCCCCCCCAACCACCAGTCACCCGAGGGTCATCCGAATTTCCCACCAGAGCGTGGAACCCGTGGTCATGATGCACATGAATATCCAAG aTTCCGGCACACAGCCTGGTGGAGTTCCGAGTGCTCCCACTGGCCCCCTAGGACCCCCTGGTCATGGCCAGACCCTGG gctccaccctcatccagctgccctccctgccccctgagTTCATGCACGCCGTCGCCCACCAGATCACTCATCAGGCCATGGTGGCAGCTGTTGCCTCCGCGGCCGCAG GACAGCAGGTGCCAGGCTTCCCTACGGCTCCGACCCGGGTGGTGATTGCCCGGCCCACCCCTCCACAGGCTCGGCCTTCCCATCCTGGGGGGCCCCCCGTCTCGGGTACTCTA GGCTCCGGGCTAGGTACCAATGCTTCTCTGGCCCAGATGGTGAGCGGCCTTGTGGGGCAGCTCCTGATGCAGCCTGTTCTGGTGG CTCAGGGGACCCCAGGAATGGctccacctccagcccctgccaCTGCTTCAGCTAGTGCCGGCACTACCAACACCGCTACCACAGCTGGCCCTGCTCCCGGGGGGcctgcccagcctcctccccctcAGCCCTCGGCCGCCGACCTGCAGTTCTCTCAGCTCCTGGGGAACTTGCTGGGgccagcagggcctggggccGGCGGGCCTGGCATGGCTTCTCCCACCATCACCGTGGCCATGCCCGGCGTCCCCGCCTTTCTACAGGGCATGACTGACTTTCTGCAG GCAGCACAGacagcccctccacccccgccgccgccgccgcccccgcccccagcaccgGAGCAGCAGACTGTGCCCCCACCAGGGTCCCCTTCTGGTGGCACAGGGAGTCCTGGAGGCCTGGGTCTTGAGAGCCTTTCACCGGAGTTTTTTACATCTGTGGTGCAGGGTGTGCTGAActccctgctgggctccctgggggcgCGGGCCGGCAGCAGTGAGAGCATCGCTGCTTTCATCCAGCGCCTCAGCGGATCCAGTAACATCTTCGAGCCTGGGGCAGATGGGGCCCTCG GATTCTTCGGGGCCCTGCTTTCTCTTTTGTGCCAGAACTTTTCCATGGTAGACGTGGTGATGCTTCTTCACGGCCATTTCCAGCCACTGCAGCGGCTCCAGCCCCAGCTGCGGTCCTTTTTCCACCAGCACTACCTGGGTGGCCAAGAGCCCACACCCGGTAACATACGG ACGGCGACCCACACATTGATCACGGGGCTGGAAGAATACGTGCGGGAGAGTTTC TCTTTGGTGCAGGTTCAGCCTGGTGTGGACATCATCCGGACCAACCTGGAGTTTCTCCAGGAGCAGTTCAACAGCATTGCTGCTCATGTGCTGCACTGCACAG ATAGTGGATTTGGGGCCCGTTTGTTGGAGTTGTGTAACCAGGGCCTGTTTGAGTGCCTGGCCCTCAACCTGCACTGCTTGGGGGGCCAGCAGATGGAACTCGCTGCTGTCATCAATGGCCGGATA CGTCGCATGTCTCGTGGGGTGAACCCGTCCCTGGTGAGCTGGCTGACCACTATGATGGGGCTGAGGCTTCAGGTGGTTCTGGAGCACATGCCTGTGGGCCCCGATGCCATCCTCAGATACGTCCGCAGGGTTGGCGACCCACCCCAG CCACTTCCTGAGGAGCCGATGGAAGTTCAGGGATCAGAGAGGACTTCTCCTGAGCCTCAG CGGGAGAATGCCTCCCCGGCCCCAGGAACAACGGCAGAAGAGGCCATGTCTCGAGGGCCTCCTCCTGCACctgagggcggcggcggcggctcccgtGAAGAGCAGGACGGAGCTGCAGCCGAGACTGAGCCTTGGGCAGCTGCCGTCCCCCCA GAGTGGGTCCCGATTATCCAGCAGGACATTCAGAGCCAGCGGAAAGTGAAGCCGCAGCCCCCCTTGAGCGATGCCTACCTCAGTGGTATGCCTGCCAAGAGACGCAAG ACGATGCAGGGTGAGGGCCCCCAGCTGCTTCTCTCAGAGGCCGTGAGCCGGGCAGCTAAGGCAGCCGGAGCTCGGCCCCTGACGAGCCCCGAGAGCCTGAGCCGGGACCTGGAGGCACCAGAGGTTCAGGAGAGCTACAGGCAGCAG ctccGGGCTGATATACAGAAGCGACTGCAGGAAGACCCCAACTACAGCCCCCAGCGCTTCCCTAATGCCCACCGGGCCTTCACTGATGATCCCTAG
- the BAG6 gene encoding large proline-rich protein BAG6 isoform X19, with the protein MEPTDSTSTTSSMEEPDSLEVLVKTLDSQTRTFIVGAQMNVKEFKEHIAASVSIPSEKQRLIYQGRVLQDDKKLQEYNVGGKVIHLVERAPPQTPLPSGASSGIGSASATHGGGPPPGTRGPGASVHDRNANSYVMVGTFNLPSDGSAVDVHINMEQAPIQSEPRVRLVMAQHMIRDIQTLLSRMECRGGPQAQHSQPPPQTPAVASEPVALSSQTSEAVESEVPPREPMEAEEVEERASAQSPELTPSGPAPVGPAPAPETNAPNHPSPAEYVEVLQELQRLESRLQPFLQRYYEVLGTAATTDYNNNQEGREEDQRLINLVGESLRLLGNTFVALSDLRCNLACAPPRHLHVVRPMSHYTTPMVLQQAAIPIQINVGTTVTMTGNGTRPPPTANAEAAPPGPGQASSLAPTSTTVESSTEGAPPPGPAPPPTTSHPRVIRISHQSVEPVVMMHMNIQDSGTQPGGVPSAPTGPLGPPGHGQTLGSTLIQLPSLPPEFMHAVAHQITHQAMVAAVASAAAGQQVPGFPTAPTRVVIARPTPPQARPSHPGGPPVSGTLQGSGLGTNASLAQMVSGLVGQLLMQPVLVAQGTPGMAPPPAPATASASAGTTNTATTAGPAPGGPAQPPPPQPSAADLQFSQLLGNLLGPAGPGAGGPGMASPTITVAMPGVPAFLQGMTDFLQAAQTAPPPPPPPPPPPPAPEQQTVPPPGSPSGGTGSPGGLGLESLSPEFFTSVVQGVLNSLLGSLGARAGSSESIAAFIQRLSGSSNIFEPGADGALGFFGALLSLLCQNFSMVDVVMLLHGHFQPLQRLQPQLRSFFHQHYLGGQEPTPGNIRTATHTLITGLEEYVRESFSLVQVQPGVDIIRTNLEFLQEQFNSIAAHVLHCTDSGFGARLLELCNQGLFECLALNLHCLGGQQMELAAVINGRIRRMSRGVNPSLVSWLTTMMGLRLQVVLEHMPVGPDAILRYVRRVGDPPQPLPEEPMEVQGSERTSPEPQRENASPAPGTTAEEAMSRGPPPAPEGGGGGSREEQDGAAAETEPWAAAVPPEWVPIIQQDIQSQRKVKPQPPLSDAYLSGMPAKRRKLRADIQKRLQEDPNYSPQRFPNAHRAFTDDP; encoded by the exons ATGTTGGGGGAAAGGTTATTCACCTGGTGGAACGGGCTCCTCCTCAGACTCCGCTCCCTTCTGGGGCATCTTCTGGGATAGGATCTGCCTCAGCCACCCATGGTGGAGGACCCCCGCCTGGTACTCGGGGGCCTGGGGCCTCTGTTCATGACCGGAATGCCAACAGCTATGTCATGGTTGGAACCTTTAACCTTCCT AGTGACGGCTCTGCTGTGGATGTTCACATCAACATGGAACAGGCCCCGATTCAG AGTGAGCCCCGAGTACGGCTGGTGATGGCTCAACACATGATCAGGGATATACAAACCTTACTATCCCGGATGGAG TGTCGAGGGGGACCCCAAGCACAGCATAGTCAGCCGCCCCCCCAGACACCAGCTGTGGCCTCGGAGCCGGTAGCCTTGAGCTCTCAAACATCAGAAGCAGTTGAGAGTGAAGTGCCTCCTCGGGAGCCTATGGAGGCAGAAGAAGTGGAGGAGCGTGCCTCAGCCCAGAGCCCGGAACTCACCCCTTCTGGCCCAGCCCCAGTGggcccagcacctgccccagAGACAAATGCACCCAA TCATCCTTCCCCTGCGGAGTATGTCGAAGTGCTTCAGGAGCTACAGCGGCTtgagagccgccttcagcccttcTTGCAGCGCTACTACGAGGTTCTGGGTACTGCTGCCACCACGGACTACAACAATAAC CAGGAGGGCCGAGAAGAGGACCAGCGCTTGATCAACTTAGTGGGGGAGAGCCTGCGGCTGCTGGGTAACACTTTCGTGGCGCTGTCTGACCTGCGCTGCAATCTGGCCTGTGCGCCCCCACGACACCTGCATGTGGTCCGGCCCATGTCTCACTACACTACCCCCATGGTGCTTCAGCAAGCAGCCATTCCCATCCAG ATCAATGTGGGAACCACTGTGACCATGACGGGGAATGGGACTCGGCCCCCCCCAACTGCCAATGCGGAGGCAGCTCCCCCTGGTCCTGGGCAGGCCTCGTCCCTGGCTCCCACTTCTACCACTGTCGAGTCTTCAACCGAGGGGGCTCCCCCGCCAGGGCCAGCTCCCCCCCCAACCACCAGTCACCCGAGGGTCATCCGAATTTCCCACCAGAGCGTGGAACCCGTGGTCATGATGCACATGAATATCCAAG aTTCCGGCACACAGCCTGGTGGAGTTCCGAGTGCTCCCACTGGCCCCCTAGGACCCCCTGGTCATGGCCAGACCCTGG gctccaccctcatccagctgccctccctgccccctgagTTCATGCACGCCGTCGCCCACCAGATCACTCATCAGGCCATGGTGGCAGCTGTTGCCTCCGCGGCCGCAG GACAGCAGGTGCCAGGCTTCCCTACGGCTCCGACCCGGGTGGTGATTGCCCGGCCCACCCCTCCACAGGCTCGGCCTTCCCATCCTGGGGGGCCCCCCGTCTCGGGTACTCTA CAGGGCTCCGGGCTAGGTACCAATGCTTCTCTGGCCCAGATGGTGAGCGGCCTTGTGGGGCAGCTCCTGATGCAGCCTGTTCTGGTGG CTCAGGGGACCCCAGGAATGGctccacctccagcccctgccaCTGCTTCAGCTAGTGCCGGCACTACCAACACCGCTACCACAGCTGGCCCTGCTCCCGGGGGGcctgcccagcctcctccccctcAGCCCTCGGCCGCCGACCTGCAGTTCTCTCAGCTCCTGGGGAACTTGCTGGGgccagcagggcctggggccGGCGGGCCTGGCATGGCTTCTCCCACCATCACCGTGGCCATGCCCGGCGTCCCCGCCTTTCTACAGGGCATGACTGACTTTCTGCAG GCAGCACAGacagcccctccacccccgccgccgccgccgcccccgcccccagcaccgGAGCAGCAGACTGTGCCCCCACCAGGGTCCCCTTCTGGTGGCACAGGGAGTCCTGGAGGCCTGGGTCTTGAGAGCCTTTCACCGGAGTTTTTTACATCTGTGGTGCAGGGTGTGCTGAActccctgctgggctccctgggggcgCGGGCCGGCAGCAGTGAGAGCATCGCTGCTTTCATCCAGCGCCTCAGCGGATCCAGTAACATCTTCGAGCCTGGGGCAGATGGGGCCCTCG GATTCTTCGGGGCCCTGCTTTCTCTTTTGTGCCAGAACTTTTCCATGGTAGACGTGGTGATGCTTCTTCACGGCCATTTCCAGCCACTGCAGCGGCTCCAGCCCCAGCTGCGGTCCTTTTTCCACCAGCACTACCTGGGTGGCCAAGAGCCCACACCCGGTAACATACGG ACGGCGACCCACACATTGATCACGGGGCTGGAAGAATACGTGCGGGAGAGTTTC TCTTTGGTGCAGGTTCAGCCTGGTGTGGACATCATCCGGACCAACCTGGAGTTTCTCCAGGAGCAGTTCAACAGCATTGCTGCTCATGTGCTGCACTGCACAG ATAGTGGATTTGGGGCCCGTTTGTTGGAGTTGTGTAACCAGGGCCTGTTTGAGTGCCTGGCCCTCAACCTGCACTGCTTGGGGGGCCAGCAGATGGAACTCGCTGCTGTCATCAATGGCCGGATA CGTCGCATGTCTCGTGGGGTGAACCCGTCCCTGGTGAGCTGGCTGACCACTATGATGGGGCTGAGGCTTCAGGTGGTTCTGGAGCACATGCCTGTGGGCCCCGATGCCATCCTCAGATACGTCCGCAGGGTTGGCGACCCACCCCAG CCACTTCCTGAGGAGCCGATGGAAGTTCAGGGATCAGAGAGGACTTCTCCTGAGCCTCAG CGGGAGAATGCCTCCCCGGCCCCAGGAACAACGGCAGAAGAGGCCATGTCTCGAGGGCCTCCTCCTGCACctgagggcggcggcggcggctcccgtGAAGAGCAGGACGGAGCTGCAGCCGAGACTGAGCCTTGGGCAGCTGCCGTCCCCCCA GAGTGGGTCCCGATTATCCAGCAGGACATTCAGAGCCAGCGGAAAGTGAAGCCGCAGCCCCCCTTGAGCGATGCCTACCTCAGTGGTATGCCTGCCAAGAGACGCAAG ctccGGGCTGATATACAGAAGCGACTGCAGGAAGACCCCAACTACAGCCCCCAGCGCTTCCCTAATGCCCACCGGGCCTTCACTGATGATCCCTAG
- the BAG6 gene encoding large proline-rich protein BAG6 isoform X4 — MEPTDSTSTTSSMEEPDSLEVLVKTLDSQTRTFIVGAQMNVKEFKEHIAASVSIPSEKQRLIYQGRVLQDDKKLQEYNVGGKVIHLVERAPPQTPLPSGASSGIGSASATHGGGPPPGTRGPGASVHDRNANSYVMVGTFNLPSDGSAVDVHINMEQAPIQSEPRVRLVMAQHMIRDIQTLLSRMECRGGPQAQHSQPPPQTPAVASEPVALSSQTSEAVESEVPPREPMEAEEVEERASAQSPELTPSGPAPVGPAPAPETNAPNHPSPAEYVEVLQELQRLESRLQPFLQRYYEVLGTAATTDYNNNQEGREEDQRLINLVGESLRLLGNTFVALSDLRCNLACAPPRHLHVVRPMSHYTTPMVLQQAAIPIQINVGTTVTMTGNGTRPPPTANAEAAPPGPGQASSLAPTSTTVESSTEGAPPPGPAPPPTTSHPRVIRISHQSVEPVVMMHMNIQDSGTQPGGVPSAPTGPLGPPGHGQTLGSTLIQLPSLPPEFMHAVAHQITHQAMVAAVASAAAGQQVPGFPTAPTRVVIARPTPPQARPSHPGGPPVSGTLQGSGLGTNASLAQMVSGLVGQLLMQPVLVAQGTPGMAPPPAPATASASAGTTNTATTAGPAPGGPAQPPPPQPSAADLQFSQLLGNLLGPAGPGAGGPGMASPTITVAMPGVPAFLQGMTDFLQAAQTAPPPPPPPPPPPPAPEQQTVPPPGSPSGGTGSPGGLGLESLSPEFFTSVVQGVLNSLLGSLGARAGSSESIAAFIQRLSGSSNIFEPGADGALGFFGALLSLLCQNFSMVDVVMLLHGHFQPLQRLQPQLRSFFHQHYLGGQEPTPGNIRTATHTLITGLEEYVRESFSLVQVQPGVDIIRTNLEFLQEQFNSIAAHVLHCTDSGFGARLLELCNQGLFECLALNLHCLGGQQMELAAVINGRIRRMSRGVNPSLVSWLTTMMGLRLQVVLEHMPVGPDAILRYVRRVGDPPQPLPEEPMEVQGSERTSPEPQRENASPAPGTTAEEAMSRGPPPAPEGGGGGSREEQDGAAAETEPWAAAVPPEWVPIIQQDIQSQRKVKPQPPLSDAYLSGMPAKRRKTMQGEGPQLLLSEAVSRAAKAAGARPLTSPESLSRDLEAPEVQESYRQQLRADIQKRLQEDPNYSPQRFPNAHRAFTDDP, encoded by the exons ATGTTGGGGGAAAGGTTATTCACCTGGTGGAACGGGCTCCTCCTCAGACTCCGCTCCCTTCTGGGGCATCTTCTGGGATAGGATCTGCCTCAGCCACCCATGGTGGAGGACCCCCGCCTGGTACTCGGGGGCCTGGGGCCTCTGTTCATGACCGGAATGCCAACAGCTATGTCATGGTTGGAACCTTTAACCTTCCT AGTGACGGCTCTGCTGTGGATGTTCACATCAACATGGAACAGGCCCCGATTCAG AGTGAGCCCCGAGTACGGCTGGTGATGGCTCAACACATGATCAGGGATATACAAACCTTACTATCCCGGATGGAG TGTCGAGGGGGACCCCAAGCACAGCATAGTCAGCCGCCCCCCCAGACACCAGCTGTGGCCTCGGAGCCGGTAGCCTTGAGCTCTCAAACATCAGAAGCAGTTGAGAGTGAAGTGCCTCCTCGGGAGCCTATGGAGGCAGAAGAAGTGGAGGAGCGTGCCTCAGCCCAGAGCCCGGAACTCACCCCTTCTGGCCCAGCCCCAGTGggcccagcacctgccccagAGACAAATGCACCCAA TCATCCTTCCCCTGCGGAGTATGTCGAAGTGCTTCAGGAGCTACAGCGGCTtgagagccgccttcagcccttcTTGCAGCGCTACTACGAGGTTCTGGGTACTGCTGCCACCACGGACTACAACAATAAC CAGGAGGGCCGAGAAGAGGACCAGCGCTTGATCAACTTAGTGGGGGAGAGCCTGCGGCTGCTGGGTAACACTTTCGTGGCGCTGTCTGACCTGCGCTGCAATCTGGCCTGTGCGCCCCCACGACACCTGCATGTGGTCCGGCCCATGTCTCACTACACTACCCCCATGGTGCTTCAGCAAGCAGCCATTCCCATCCAG ATCAATGTGGGAACCACTGTGACCATGACGGGGAATGGGACTCGGCCCCCCCCAACTGCCAATGCGGAGGCAGCTCCCCCTGGTCCTGGGCAGGCCTCGTCCCTGGCTCCCACTTCTACCACTGTCGAGTCTTCAACCGAGGGGGCTCCCCCGCCAGGGCCAGCTCCCCCCCCAACCACCAGTCACCCGAGGGTCATCCGAATTTCCCACCAGAGCGTGGAACCCGTGGTCATGATGCACATGAATATCCAAG aTTCCGGCACACAGCCTGGTGGAGTTCCGAGTGCTCCCACTGGCCCCCTAGGACCCCCTGGTCATGGCCAGACCCTGG gctccaccctcatccagctgccctccctgccccctgagTTCATGCACGCCGTCGCCCACCAGATCACTCATCAGGCCATGGTGGCAGCTGTTGCCTCCGCGGCCGCAG GACAGCAGGTGCCAGGCTTCCCTACGGCTCCGACCCGGGTGGTGATTGCCCGGCCCACCCCTCCACAGGCTCGGCCTTCCCATCCTGGGGGGCCCCCCGTCTCGGGTACTCTA CAGGGCTCCGGGCTAGGTACCAATGCTTCTCTGGCCCAGATGGTGAGCGGCCTTGTGGGGCAGCTCCTGATGCAGCCTGTTCTGGTGG CTCAGGGGACCCCAGGAATGGctccacctccagcccctgccaCTGCTTCAGCTAGTGCCGGCACTACCAACACCGCTACCACAGCTGGCCCTGCTCCCGGGGGGcctgcccagcctcctccccctcAGCCCTCGGCCGCCGACCTGCAGTTCTCTCAGCTCCTGGGGAACTTGCTGGGgccagcagggcctggggccGGCGGGCCTGGCATGGCTTCTCCCACCATCACCGTGGCCATGCCCGGCGTCCCCGCCTTTCTACAGGGCATGACTGACTTTCTGCAG GCAGCACAGacagcccctccacccccgccgccgccgccgcccccgcccccagcaccgGAGCAGCAGACTGTGCCCCCACCAGGGTCCCCTTCTGGTGGCACAGGGAGTCCTGGAGGCCTGGGTCTTGAGAGCCTTTCACCGGAGTTTTTTACATCTGTGGTGCAGGGTGTGCTGAActccctgctgggctccctgggggcgCGGGCCGGCAGCAGTGAGAGCATCGCTGCTTTCATCCAGCGCCTCAGCGGATCCAGTAACATCTTCGAGCCTGGGGCAGATGGGGCCCTCG GATTCTTCGGGGCCCTGCTTTCTCTTTTGTGCCAGAACTTTTCCATGGTAGACGTGGTGATGCTTCTTCACGGCCATTTCCAGCCACTGCAGCGGCTCCAGCCCCAGCTGCGGTCCTTTTTCCACCAGCACTACCTGGGTGGCCAAGAGCCCACACCCGGTAACATACGG ACGGCGACCCACACATTGATCACGGGGCTGGAAGAATACGTGCGGGAGAGTTTC TCTTTGGTGCAGGTTCAGCCTGGTGTGGACATCATCCGGACCAACCTGGAGTTTCTCCAGGAGCAGTTCAACAGCATTGCTGCTCATGTGCTGCACTGCACAG ATAGTGGATTTGGGGCCCGTTTGTTGGAGTTGTGTAACCAGGGCCTGTTTGAGTGCCTGGCCCTCAACCTGCACTGCTTGGGGGGCCAGCAGATGGAACTCGCTGCTGTCATCAATGGCCGGATA CGTCGCATGTCTCGTGGGGTGAACCCGTCCCTGGTGAGCTGGCTGACCACTATGATGGGGCTGAGGCTTCAGGTGGTTCTGGAGCACATGCCTGTGGGCCCCGATGCCATCCTCAGATACGTCCGCAGGGTTGGCGACCCACCCCAG CCACTTCCTGAGGAGCCGATGGAAGTTCAGGGATCAGAGAGGACTTCTCCTGAGCCTCAG CGGGAGAATGCCTCCCCGGCCCCAGGAACAACGGCAGAAGAGGCCATGTCTCGAGGGCCTCCTCCTGCACctgagggcggcggcggcggctcccgtGAAGAGCAGGACGGAGCTGCAGCCGAGACTGAGCCTTGGGCAGCTGCCGTCCCCCCA GAGTGGGTCCCGATTATCCAGCAGGACATTCAGAGCCAGCGGAAAGTGAAGCCGCAGCCCCCCTTGAGCGATGCCTACCTCAGTGGTATGCCTGCCAAGAGACGCAAG ACGATGCAGGGTGAGGGCCCCCAGCTGCTTCTCTCAGAGGCCGTGAGCCGGGCAGCTAAGGCAGCCGGAGCTCGGCCCCTGACGAGCCCCGAGAGCCTGAGCCGGGACCTGGAGGCACCAGAGGTTCAGGAGAGCTACAGGCAGCAG ctccGGGCTGATATACAGAAGCGACTGCAGGAAGACCCCAACTACAGCCCCCAGCGCTTCCCTAATGCCCACCGGGCCTTCACTGATGATCCCTAG